The DNA segment GTTCTGTGGAATAAAGCATACTAGTTATTTCAAATACATTGGACAAATATACATTAGATTCTTATGTATTATAAAAACAACGATATAATTTCCTATAAGAAAATGAAAATCAATTACTTAAATTTTATTCTTGGGCATAAAAATACCTAAGATTCAAAGGTGTCGCTTATCAAAATCCACTAAAAAACATCAGATATCTTATGGATTCTTCCTTTCTTGGGATTTAAATTTACGCAGAACATAGGTAAAAGTGAACATGTAATATCTATTCAAAACCAGGTTTCTGGAATTTTCAATGTAGGTATCGCTCAAGTTTCTGGAAACACTTTGGTTTTGGTTCAGGATATCAAATACGCTTAAGCGCAATTCAGCATTTTGATTTTTCAAGAATTTATAGGCAAAACCTCCATTCCATAAAAAGAAACTGGTATTGAATGCTGAACCGAGTCCGGTATATAAGGTATGGTTTAATTCTGTTGAAATAAGAAAGCCTTTCCAAAATTGCCAATTCAATCTGGCCGATGAATTTTGTATATAATAATTAGAGTTTTGAGTTTGCAACAACGAGTTAGAAACCAGGTAATAGTTACCGGTAAGGCTCACTGTAAAGTCAAGTTTTTCATTGATATTACTACTTAATACGAAACCTGCAGTTGGATTAGCTGATTTGGCCAAATTTCTTTCATTGTTGATTAAACTGGGAGTTTGACTATACCCAAAACCTGCATTAAAATTTAAGTTGCATTTGATAAACGTTAACGGTAGTCCATAGTTCAAGAAAATTCTTCCATTAAGATATCCATTTAAATTGATTGGTTTGGTAATCCTAGCCCCTCTATACAAGGTTACACCTTGAGTAAGCAGGGTATCAGAACTAGCAATAAATGTTGAGTTACCAACATAATTAAGCGTAGTTGAAATATTTCCGAATAAGAAAAAATTTGTGCCTTTTTCTGCATTCGCCCAACTAAATCTGGAACCTAAAAAATGAGAATAATCCTGTTTCAAGAATGGATTACCGGAGGTTAACATGAGTGGATTTGAATTATCCACTACTTCTTGCAATTGAGTAATGGAAGGAGGGTTGGTATTTGATCGATAAAAAATCCTCCAATTCGCTTTTTTACTAAATTGTACCATCATCATAGCCATTGGAAGCACATTGGAAAATGACCTAAAAGTTCCCTGATTATTGGGGAATTCCTGGTTTCCTTCTAATTCAGCATATTGGTATGACGCTCCAAGCATAAAATTAAACATATCTGTTCTAAACCTATAGCTCAATCGAACTCTTTGAACGGCATAGGTATTTCCATAGGTACTGCTTAAAATTGAATCCAGAACCTGATCCTGAATAGAATCCATTCCTAATTTATAGGTTCGTTTATCCGCATTATTCCAAGTTACCGCAGGTATATAATTTAGTTCCACAATACTTTTCTTTCCTACAGGTTCAGTATATCCTATGTTTCCACCAACTGTAATTCCTCTGCTTTGGTTGGATCCTAGTTGTTCTAAAAGCACTTCGGTAGAATCTGAACTTTCAAAATAATAGTTTTGAGAATTTAACTTTGAAGTTCCCTTTCTATTATTTCCTTGAGAATTGGCGCTCAATGAAAATGTTCTTCCTTTCTTTAAAAACTTATGTTGATAAAGAATTTCACCTGAAAAATTATAAACCTCATTAAAACT comes from the Bacteroidia bacterium genome and includes:
- a CDS encoding outer membrane beta-barrel protein, encoding MKKYHLLLFLLFLTSKVFSQDFRVQGVVLDESSRISLVGANVLLVSIPDSSKSIGTTTDIEGRFKMVVQESGQYKLRVSYLGSYTYTQPLGRISDDLDLGTIFLKPKSLNLTEARVEERAVRAEQKGDTTQYNANAFKTNPDASLEDLAKKMPGITMEGGTLKAHGEDVKKVLIDGKEYFGDDVTAALKNLPAEVVDKIQVFDKLSDQSQLTGFNDGNTTKTINIITKPGKSNGQFGKVFGGYGTDFTNNRYQSGVNLNLFSSKRKISIIGQSNNINVQNFSSQDLAGIFPQQQGGPGGGMGGRGMGGGGMGRPPGYQSDADNFTVSSLGGITTTHAAGINYSESWGKKLTINTSYFFNLSENGNENSLERTYFNNELQGQVYQESNSSSKENMIHRGSLRVEYNPDTLNSIIFTPKLTYQRAITTTSSNGSNSFQEATLNSTNTANHSFNEVYNFSGEILYQHKFLKKGRTFSLSANSQGNNRKGTSKLNSQNYYFESSDSTEVLLEQLGSNQSRGITVGGNIGYTEPVGKKSIVELNYIPAVTWNNADKRTYKLGMDSIQDQVLDSILSSTYGNTYAVQRVRLSYRFRTDMFNFMLGASYQYAELEGNQEFPNNQGTFRSFSNVLPMAMMMVQFSKKANWRIFYRSNTNPPSITQLQEVVDNSNPLMLTSGNPFLKQDYSHFLGSRFSWANAEKGTNFFLFGNISTTLNYVGNSTFIASSDTLLTQGVTLYRGARITKPINLNGYLNGRIFLNYGLPLTFIKCNLNFNAGFGYSQTPSLINNERNLAKSANPTAGFVLSSNINEKLDFTVSLTGNYYLVSNSLLQTQNSNYYIQNSSARLNWQFWKGFLISTELNHTLYTGLGSAFNTSFFLWNGGFAYKFLKNQNAELRLSVFDILNQNQSVSRNLSDTYIENSRNLVLNRYYMFTFTYVLRKFKSQERKNP